In the genome of Chryseobacterium sp. 52, the window GGGGACGATGTGAATATTGCAGCCAGTGTAAGGTTTGTGAATCACGGTGGTACCACTACTCTTCTAAGAAAGCTTCCGGGCTATGAAGATGCGAGGATTTTCGGCAGAATAAAAATTGGAAACAACACGACCATTGGAATCAATTGTGTTATTACCCATGAGGTACAGATTGGAAACAACTGTATTTTGGGAGCTAATTCTGTTTTGTCCCAATCTATGCCTGACAATACAGTATTCATAGGAAATCCTGCTCAGTTTCTCTGCACAATAGAGGATTACGGGGACATTGTTTTAAAAAGCAGCCCGGAATATCCGAGAGAACTGGAAAAAGAAAGAAAAAAACTGGATGAATATATTAAGGCCAACCTCCCTTATAAATTTAAAAAAGCCAGAAGAATCAAATAAACACAGAGTCTGAAAAAATTTATTCGCGTTATTAATTAACATTCTATGTCCCAAAAGAAAAAAATACTGATCAGAATAGGCTCGCTCCGTCATGGAGGCGCAGAAAAAGTTCTTATCAATTTTCTCAAAAACCTTCCGGAAGACAAATACGAAATTGATTTATTGATCAATCTTTATACAGGAATGTACATCAAAGAGGTTCCGTCATGGGTAAATCTTCATTATCTGCTGAAGGGCGAAATGATTACAACCAACAGGCCTCACGAAATTCCGGTAAAAGCATTCAGAGTGCTTTATCAAAAAATGTTTCTCTGGTTTCCTCCTCTTCTTTATAAGTTTGTTTTAAAGAACAAAAAATATGATGTAGAAATAGGGGCTATTCATGGGATGTACAGGGAACTCTTATCCAGTCCGCAAAAGGATTCAAAAAAAATCATCTGGATTCAGAACGATATTTTCAACCTGAAAGAATATACTCCGGAGGTCATCCGACAGCTTTTCAAATTCGACAGAATACTGGTTATTTCCAATAAACTGAAAGAGGAGATGCAGAAGGTTGCTCAAAACGACAGAGAAAAACAGGCTGTTGTTAAAATTTTTAACCCGATCGATAAAGAAGATACATTAAAAAAGGCGAACACAGTCATTGACGATTATCCCTTTCCGGATGATATCCCTACTTTTATCACCATTGGAACGGTTTATCCGCAGAAAGGGTACGACAGGCTTCTGGATGTTCATAAAAAACTGATCGATGAGGGATTGAAACACCAGATCATCATCATCGGGGATGGTTTTGAATTTGAAAAAACTCAAACGAAACTAAACGATTTAGGACTTCAGGAAACTGTAAAAATGCTGGGCTTCAGGAGCAATCCATACCCTTATTTGAAAAAGGCAGACTTTTATGTAATGTCTTCCAGGCATGAGGGCTTTCCTACCATTATTGCAGAAGCATTGATTTTGAATAAACCGGTTGTATCGACAGATGTTTCAGGAATAAAAGATCTTCTTCAGCAAGGAAAATTAGGAATCATTACTCCCAATTCAGAAGACGGAATCTACGAGGGAATGAAAAAATTTCTGACCGATCAGGAAACTGCAGGCCATTATGAAAAAGAAATTGCCAGCGCTGACCTGCCTTTTGTACTGGAGAAATCTGTGGCACAGCTTCAGGAAATCATTGACGAATTATAAATAGTGTAAAAATGGGTTATACAGTCATACAAAAAGATTTTTACAGGGAAAGCGGGAAATGGCTCTCTTCATTTGAGATCTGGAAAAAATGTATCAATCCGAACCTGCATTTTATTTATATTTTGAGAAAGACTCAGCAACATCACAGGAAACCTGTTTTGGGGGTATTCTGGAAACTGGTTCTCAGGCATTATCAAATAAAATATGGCTATCAGATTTATCCGGAAACCGAAATTGGAGAAGGTTTTTATTTAGGACACTGGGGAAGCTTAGTCATCAATCCTAAGGCTAAAATCGGGAAAAACTGTAATATTGCACAAGGGGTCACTATTGGTCAGCAGAACCGTGGCAAGCTTCAGGGTTTTCCTACCATCAGTGATGAAGTATGGATTGGAGCCAATGCTGTTATTGTAGGAGGGATTACTATTGGAAACAACGTATTGATTGCTCCTAATTCCTATGTTAATTTTGATGTCCCTGCTAATTCTCTGGTTGTGGGAAATCCGGGAATCATTTACCCAAGCGAAAGAGCGACAGAAGCTTACATCAACCATACGGTCTGAAAAATCTTCTTATAGATTTATATCGATATCTGTTACTTTTTCTTAAAAAGTCAATTTCTCTATTGTGGGAAAAATTTTTTTTACCGATTTTTGTGTTATAGAATTCTCGAAAACGAAACTTTTAGTTAAAATTTTTAATGATTTCTTAAAAACACAATAACTTTAAAACACACCACATGAAAAAAATTACTCTTTTAGGGACGGCCTATTCTTTTTTGATATTCCCCTCTCCCTCACTTCTGAAAATTTCATCAATTCAGACACCTCATTTCAATTACTGATACAGCTTATTGTAAGAAACGGTAAATCACCTGTTTAGTATATTTTTTTCGCTATTCCTCAAGTTGGGATTGGAATATTAACCTGATACTAAAGTTTTCTGCTGTTTACTGACTTCTTGCACAGGTCTGTATCTACCTATCCTTAAAAACACTTTTAATTGTATACGTATGAAAAAAAAATCGACACTCAAGATTTTTGCTGCAGTATTTTGTATTGCATCATCTCATGCTTTTTCGGGGACAATACCGATCCCGAAACTTAATGAGAACCTCAATAGGGTCGGATTTAAAACACCAATACCACCCGGTGTTTATGATCTGGATCCGTTGATAACCATTTCACAAAATGTGAATGAAAAAGGACTGGTTTTAATGAGTGGCAAACTCTCCAAGCCTTTCACAGACAACAACATTCTCCTTTCTGTTAAGTATCAAAATACTCAGGGAGAATGGATTACCGGCTGGTGTAAGACGTTATATTCTTACAATCAGTATAACGAAAATTTAAAGGCAACCTTTGAACTCCCTCCTTCTACAAGCACCGTTTACAATTTAAAGGTTGAGCTAAGCTCAGATTCAAGCACAGCCAACTTTAGCAGCGTAATTTGGGATAAGACTACAAGCCATTATAAACAGGGAGATTATGCTCCTGGTAATTGTGATCTGGATGAAAATGAATATACCATGCTCTTAACGCCTAAAAAAGCAGGTACACTTATTACAGACACTAATGGAAAAGCTACAGGAATCAAAGACAGAGTGACTTCAGCTTATTCATGGAATAAATTGAGTAATGTCTTAATGGATAATAAAAAAAACGATATCGTTTTTTCGCCAACCAATCCATCAGATATAATAACAGATTCCAATGGTAATAAATCGGTAAAGATGGTGAATACAGGAGCAATCGGTAATACACTGGGATCTACGCCTGAGTTTATCTACAATGAAGCGGCCGGACACCCTATTCCTTACCTGTATAGCTATGATGATCCTGTATATATGTTTGCCGGTAAATTTTCAGCAAATGGATTTTTCATGAAATTCAGTCAATGGCCCGGAGATTCTGACGGTCCGGGATATTATAATTTTAAAGACCCCAATAAGGTAGAAAGCAGATATTTTAATCTGTATAACAGAACCTGGAAGAATTTATCTGAATTCATTCCTGATCAGCAGCCTGTAGTCATTGTATCCAGTCTGGCAACTGGATTAAGAGCCTATAAAAGTGATGG includes:
- a CDS encoding acyltransferase, whose amino-acid sequence is MIFIFRIVLKIHSVYHAFLNKANLEAAKTRGMKVGKNFNMPDKIYFGTEPYLIEIGDDVNIAASVRFVNHGGTTTLLRKLPGYEDARIFGRIKIGNNTTIGINCVITHEVQIGNNCILGANSVLSQSMPDNTVFIGNPAQFLCTIEDYGDIVLKSSPEYPRELEKERKKLDEYIKANLPYKFKKARRIK
- a CDS encoding glycosyltransferase, with protein sequence MSQKKKILIRIGSLRHGGAEKVLINFLKNLPEDKYEIDLLINLYTGMYIKEVPSWVNLHYLLKGEMITTNRPHEIPVKAFRVLYQKMFLWFPPLLYKFVLKNKKYDVEIGAIHGMYRELLSSPQKDSKKIIWIQNDIFNLKEYTPEVIRQLFKFDRILVISNKLKEEMQKVAQNDREKQAVVKIFNPIDKEDTLKKANTVIDDYPFPDDIPTFITIGTVYPQKGYDRLLDVHKKLIDEGLKHQIIIIGDGFEFEKTQTKLNDLGLQETVKMLGFRSNPYPYLKKADFYVMSSRHEGFPTIIAEALILNKPVVSTDVSGIKDLLQQGKLGIITPNSEDGIYEGMKKFLTDQETAGHYEKEIASADLPFVLEKSVAQLQEIIDEL
- a CDS encoding serine acetyltransferase gives rise to the protein MGYTVIQKDFYRESGKWLSSFEIWKKCINPNLHFIYILRKTQQHHRKPVLGVFWKLVLRHYQIKYGYQIYPETEIGEGFYLGHWGSLVINPKAKIGKNCNIAQGVTIGQQNRGKLQGFPTISDEVWIGANAVIVGGITIGNNVLIAPNSYVNFDVPANSLVVGNPGIIYPSERATEAYINHTV